Genomic segment of bacterium:
TAGGGCGCGTTGGAGAGCGCCTCGTCGTTGGAGAGTCCGGGGCGGACCTCGTCCTCCCTCTCCCTTCGGGTTTCCATGACACCGAAAACGTGGGACATCGGCTCGACCCCTTCGAGGTCGAGTTCCCCGAGCTTCTCCACGTAATCGAGGATGTTCGACATCTCGGAGGCAAGCGTCTCGAGCTCTTCGGGGGAGAATTTCAATCTTCCCAGCTCGGCGACGCGGCCTGCTTCTTTGGCGGTTATCTTCATCTTTTGCTCCACGGGGTTTGCTGCATTCCCCTTGCGACTTTAACGGAAAGAGCGAAAAGTAGCATACACTATCCGGAGGTTCAAGGTGATGTGGACTTGCTTTCCATATAGATACGTTCTAACGTCTTTGCAAGGCTGTTGAAAAACTGTTGCGAGCCGCGTTTTTAAGTGTCGCCGTGCTCGCTCAGGGGCTCTCCGTAGCGCTGCTACTGTCTCGCCCCATCGCTACGCGGCTCCTTGAAACCGCGGCTTCTCCCGACGTTTTTCAGCAGCCTTTGAAAGCGTTTCCTTCTCATTCATCCAGAAAGCAGGGCCGGATTGCTGAATATTCGCCACATCGCGGTAACGGAGGGGGTGAACGGGCCGGGAGCGCGCCTGACCGTCTGGGCGCAGGGCTGCCCCTTCGTCTGCGAGGGGTGCTTCAACCCCGAGCTTCGCCCCTTTGAGAACAAGCGGCTTCTTTCGCCTGAAAAACTGCTGGAGGAAGCGCTGAGCCTCGATTTTTCAGGGGTCACTCTCTCCGGGGGAGAGCCCTTCGCGCAGGCGGACGAGCTGGCCGATTTTCTCCGGCTGCTGAAGGCGAAGCGACCCAAAACCGGCGTCATCGCCTTCACCGGTTACACCCTCGCCGAGCTTAAAAACGGTCCCTGGGAACTCAAAAAGCTCCTTTGCGAAATCGACCTTCTGATCGACGGCAGATACGAGGTTCAAAGCCCTTCCGCCGGAAGCCTTCGGGGCTCCTCGAACCAGAGACTCGTTCCCCTTACCGAGACCGGCCTCGACCTTCTCGAAGAGATCGTCATGAACAGCCGCGCCGAGACCGCGCTGACGATAACCGGAGAGGGAGAGGTCATAGTCTCCGGCTTCCCCACGGCTGAATTCGTCCGCAACCTGCGAAACAAGCTCTCGGGATGAGTTTTTTTAGCTGTAAACAAAAAACCTTCGAGCCGATAAGTTCATATAATTTACTTATCGGCGAGCCTTCTTTTCGTCCTACTCGTGGCCCGTACGCGGCGCAACGAGTGGAGGCGTCGGGCCGGCGCGGGGTCTTAGCGAAGCGATAGCGGAGCGAGTGCCCCGTACGGCCCAGCCGGAACGAAGTGGTCGCGCTTTTTTAAAGCGCGAGCGACGGGTCCGGGCCGATTTTTTGGGCACTTTTTTCTAAAAAAAGTGCCATGGGTGCGGGGCGAAGCCCGGCAAGTTGTAAATTCCCGAGTTCGTCCAATGCCTTCGCCGAAAACTCTCGGGGTAAGCGTGGTTACTTAACCGCTCTCAGAACCCCCTTCCCCAAGGGCATGAACCTCTCGACGATCTCGACTTCGGCCTCCCGGAAACCGGCCCCGAGACACAGTGCTTCCCATTCCCCCGGCGAAACCGCGCCACCTACGCAAAACGCCCACGCCTCCGGGTCTTTTCTCAGCTCTTCCCCAAGCTCGCCCAGCGCCATTACGTCGGCGAGGAGCCACCTCCCGCCGGGTTTCAGTATCCTGAAGACCTCTTTCGCCAGCAATTGCTTGTCGAAGACGAGATTGGCCGCCCCGTTGGTCAGGACGTGGGTGAAAGAATCGCTCTTGAGGGGGATATCGGGGAGGAACCCCTCCACCGCCTCGCACTCCCCCGAAGCCGCGGCAAGGTTCCGCAGCATCCCCCGGCTCGCGTCGAGGGAGACGACCCTCGCGCCCGCTCCAGCGAGCCAGAGGGTGTCGAGCCCTGAGCCGCAGCCTAGATCGGCGACGGTCAACTCTCCTCCCTCTTTCATAATTTCCCCCGCGAGGGGAAAAGCCCCGACGAAGCCGTCCAGAGTCTCCCTTCCGGCCTTCGCGACGATGTCCGGAGGATACCCGAGCGAAAGCGCGAGCGCCTCGCCGGTGGGAAAAGCCAGTCCTCCGGGAGCGCGCGAGCCCTCGGCGGCTATCCGCTCGTAAGCGGCTTCCACGGCCTTTTTTATCGCTTCCTTTTCCATTCAGGAAAAATCCCTATAATTAACTTAATCGAAACCGGCAAACTTTCAGGGGTAACAATGGCGGCAGAAGAAAAAACTCTCTATGTATCGAGCGAAACAATACATCCCTTGCACTGGGAGCGCCTTACGGCGCAAAATCCCGAGGAAGTGGCGGAAAGGTCTCTCGCCCGGTGGGACGGCGAAAAATTCACCCTCTCCCTTCTCGGCAAAGAACTGGTCATCTCGCCCGCCGACAGAAGAATTTTCTTCACGGCCGCGCCCAACGTTCCGGCGGGGTTTCATCAGGGGCTTACGGCTATTTCCTACCTCTGGGGGGCGACCGGCTCGCAGCCCTCCGGTGAGTTCGTCTCCCTGCTGGAGCTTCCGGGCGGCGCGACCTTCTTTCACGGCCACCACGCCCCCGCAACCCGGAAAATCTCGGAGCGCTTCGGCGCTTCACCCGCAGAGTTCAGGAAAAGGACGCTTGAGCGCGGGTGGAGCGAGGTGGCTATCGGCGACGGTTCCGCCAGCATCCTTGCGCTGCCGAAGATTCCCCTCCAACTCGTCCTCTGGGCGGCGGACGAGGGGTTCGCCTCCTCCGCTATCTTCCTCATAGATTCCCGCGCGGGACAATATATGCAACTGGATGCGATCTGGGCGCTTACGAACTGCGCCGTGGAACAATTGCTTAGGGATTGATCAGGATATCTTCCGTAACAAAAGTGCGCTCCACGGCCCCATATCCTGTCTGTCCATCGTTTCAAACCCCAGCCCCTCGAAGTAGCTCCTTGCGCCCTCGCACTCCTCGACCAGAAAACCTGAGATGATGAGCCTGCCGCCGGGGGCGGTGTGCTTCGCCAGCAGCGGGGCGAGGCCGAGGACTATCTGGTAGAGGATGTTTGCGACGACCAGCGGCCACTCCCCCTTTATCGCCCGCAGTTCCCCGCAGTAGACCTCGATACCCTCCTCGACGCGGTTCAGCAGGGCGTTGTCGCGGGTGGCTTTGGCGGCGAGGATGTCCATGTCGAGCGCGCCGACCTTTTTCACCCCGAGAAGCCGCGCCGCGATGGACAAAATCCCCGAGCCGCAGCCGACGTCGAGCATCGCGACCACCGGCTCGGCCAGGAGGCACTCGTCTATCATGTCGAGGCAAAGGCGCGTTGTCTCGTGGCCCCCGGTGCCGAAGGCGCGGCCCGGATCGATGAGCAAGGTCGCCATGCCCTCTTCGGGCGGCGGAACGTTTTCCCAGGTAGGGCAGATCCAGAGCCTTTTGGAGGCCTTGAGGGGATGGAAATACTTCTTCCACGACTCCCACCAGTCCTCGGAGGCGATCTCCTCCCACCGAATCTTTACAACTTCGGCTTCGTGGAGGGCCGCGAAGCGTCCGAGAGCGGCCTCTACCTTCTCTTTGTCGCCGGGTTTGTAGTAGGCTGCCAGTTCCTCGCCGGATTCCTCTATCCCGCCCGCGCCCAGCTCCATCAGTTCGAGAGCGGCCAACTCGCGAAGGGCCTCCGGCGCGTTTACCATGCATTTAAGCCATACGGCTGCTTCTTCCATTTCTCACTCCGGTATTATTTTTGGTTATCTTATCACAGGCGGCTTGAGTAAATCCGCTTTGTCGCCTATTTTTGTCCGGTCAAAACCTAACACTGGGAATTTAAATGGCCTACAAAGTTCTCGACATTTTAAAAGACCTGCCCGGCACCAACTGCGGGGAGTGCAAGAAGAGCGGCTGCTACCCCTTCTCCATCTCGGTCTACCTCGAAGGGTGGGACCTCGCGAGCTGCCCCCACCTCCCAGCCGGAGAGGTTGAGAGGATGAAAACTCTCATCGCCGAGGACAGGGCCAGGGGGGGCGGCAAGAAAGACCCCACCCACGACCAGGCGGTAGTGAGTCTCAGCAAAAAATTCCGCGCCGCCGATTTGCAGGTCATGGCGGCAAACTCCGGCTGCGTCCAGGCGGGGGATTCCCTCGTCTGCCCCTTCCTCGACGGCTCCTACGAGATCGGCCTCGAAGACGTGAAGGCGCTCAAGGGAGAGCCGCCGAGCGTCTGGGTAAAGGTCTTCCTCTACATCTACCTCACCCGCGCCAGCGGCGCAAAACCGGCCGGGAAGTGGGTCTCCTTCAGGGAGCTTCCCAACTCCACCAGCAAATCGGCCAACTTCGAGAGCTGCGGCGAGAAGATAGCCAGGCATTACTCCGGCCACGGGGAGAAGCTCGACGAGGCCGTCCGCGAACTCGGGGGAGTGCGTGACGAGCTGGGCTCGGCGGACAGGGTCTGGCGACTGACCCCGCTGCCGAGAATTTCGCTGCTGCTGCTCTACTGGGAGGCGACCGAGGAGTTTCCCGCAAGGGCGACAATCCTCGTAGACAAAAACATACTTGAATATCTCGATCAGGAGGCCACGGTCTTCCTCGCCGAGGCGATCTCCAACCGTCTTTGCGGCAAATCCGTAAACGAGGTGATAACATGATGTTCCGCCACCTGGAGGCCTTCGTCGAAACCGCCCGCACGGGCAGCGTGACTCTGGCCGCCGAAACCCTTCTCGTCACCCAGCCCACCGTCAGCGGCCAGCTCCGGGAGCTTGAGGAAGAGCTCGGCGTCGCCCTCTTCAACCGGCTGCCGCGAGGGGTCGAGCTGAGCGAGGCGGGGAAAAGGTTTCTCCCGAGGGCGAAGGAGATACTCTCGGCGCGCAAAAAACTCCTCGAAGAGGCCTCCGACTACAAGGGGCTGCTTTCCGGGACCCTCGAACTGCACGCCTCCAACGTCCCCGGCGAATACCTCCTCCCGGTGTGCATCGCCCACTTCAAGAAAGCCCACCCCAGCCTTCGCATAGTGATGAAAATTCACGACAGCCGCGAGACCATCGAGGCGATCCAGCGCGGA
This window contains:
- a CDS encoding radical SAM protein codes for the protein MHPESRAGLLNIRHIAVTEGVNGPGARLTVWAQGCPFVCEGCFNPELRPFENKRLLSPEKLLEEALSLDFSGVTLSGGEPFAQADELADFLRLLKAKRPKTGVIAFTGYTLAELKNGPWELKKLLCEIDLLIDGRYEVQSPSAGSLRGSSNQRLVPLTETGLDLLEEIVMNSRAETALTITGEGEVIVSGFPTAEFVRNLRNKLSG
- the prmA gene encoding 50S ribosomal protein L11 methyltransferase, which gives rise to MEEAAVWLKCMVNAPEALRELAALELMELGAGGIEESGEELAAYYKPGDKEKVEAALGRFAALHEAEVVKIRWEEIASEDWWESWKKYFHPLKASKRLWICPTWENVPPPEEGMATLLIDPGRAFGTGGHETTRLCLDMIDECLLAEPVVAMLDVGCGSGILSIAARLLGVKKVGALDMDILAAKATRDNALLNRVEEGIEVYCGELRAIKGEWPLVVANILYQIVLGLAPLLAKHTAPGGRLIISGFLVEECEGARSYFEGLGFETMDRQDMGPWSALLLRKIS
- the gatC gene encoding Asp-tRNA(Asn)/Glu-tRNA(Gln) amidotransferase subunit GatC → MKITAKEAGRVAELGRLKFSPEELETLASEMSNILDYVEKLGELDLEGVEPMSHVFGVMETRREREDEVRPGLSNDEALSNAPYPEEGCYRVAKVIDEGAGA
- a CDS encoding DUF3786 domain-containing protein, coding for MAAEEKTLYVSSETIHPLHWERLTAQNPEEVAERSLARWDGEKFTLSLLGKELVISPADRRIFFTAAPNVPAGFHQGLTAISYLWGATGSQPSGEFVSLLELPGGATFFHGHHAPATRKISERFGASPAEFRKRTLERGWSEVAIGDGSASILALPKIPLQLVLWAADEGFASSAIFLIDSRAGQYMQLDAIWALTNCAVEQLLRD
- a CDS encoding methyltransferase domain-containing protein yields the protein MEKEAIKKAVEAAYERIAAEGSRAPGGLAFPTGEALALSLGYPPDIVAKAGRETLDGFVGAFPLAGEIMKEGGELTVADLGCGSGLDTLWLAGAGARVVSLDASRGMLRNLAAASGECEAVEGFLPDIPLKSDSFTHVLTNGAANLVFDKQLLAKEVFRILKPGGRWLLADVMALGELGEELRKDPEAWAFCVGGAVSPGEWEALCLGAGFREAEVEIVERFMPLGKGVLRAVK
- a CDS encoding DUF3786 domain-containing protein, encoding MAYKVLDILKDLPGTNCGECKKSGCYPFSISVYLEGWDLASCPHLPAGEVERMKTLIAEDRARGGGKKDPTHDQAVVSLSKKFRAADLQVMAANSGCVQAGDSLVCPFLDGSYEIGLEDVKALKGEPPSVWVKVFLYIYLTRASGAKPAGKWVSFRELPNSTSKSANFESCGEKIARHYSGHGEKLDEAVRELGGVRDELGSADRVWRLTPLPRISLLLLYWEATEEFPARATILVDKNILEYLDQEATVFLAEAISNRLCGKSVNEVIT